The proteins below come from a single Stomoxys calcitrans chromosome 1, idStoCalc2.1, whole genome shotgun sequence genomic window:
- the LOC131996725 gene encoding uncharacterized protein LOC131996725: MSTLDRFIRANIKLVHFEQELTDASIENSSVFALEVHREELRSIWGSVKSLYEKCVDEVDQKAKKKGKDGTDPLSSSDVSDETHMESINARYHASYETYVKIVSKISAGIHDRGRNTSSLPPSPFSITPHSNFHLPACDTETFCGDYKSWPSFRDMFSAIYVNNSSLSNVQKLFYLMKKTEGEAHDIVMKGPLTNSGFDTAWANLVDRFENKRMLVHSQLRVLFNLSPVKSENGEDIKCLQRDINSCISSLQMYHIDISSWDPIFVYICSTKLPRTTLSLWEHSIQNKKDISNWSDLNNFLSSRFQTLETISEINCQSSSHDSRQTGLRKSSQNVSKQINSNHTNVSATPAKHLCNLCSLETHIIRKCPKFIQMCPEERLSCIRKLNLCLNCFAGGHSVKECKSSHNCFTCKKRHNTLLHRDATIQVAQYPNTNAHAVLTDFDPDTSIIQSTSLNPTETYNAVSESVACSPTSLNSVQSCFASHTRNVLLGTALVQIRHSGLTYIVRALIDSGSQGTFLSEKIFHTLKIPFQRIDAEITGLNGVPSATVRKLAKFTISPRFDSQLEMNVTALVIPQLSRDLPSRSINPSTLNLFNNILLDGVKRDICGSLVAQETIFGWIVSGSVQNTENISSFSSLVSFLSEKSLEKTLRRFWEVENLPRKQHLSEDDEFCEKLYKETTTRDESGRFTVGLPFKHTILNSTMQLGQSRTIAKAQFLRNESRLLKNLERKNEYDAVVEEYLDLGHMKSVPAPIHQNYPQHYYLPHHSVVKPESTTTKVRVVFNASCPTSSGVSLNDILHTGPALQNDLVLLLLRWRFYRFVFCADIQKMYRQIKVHPKDTCYQRILFRRDPCEEISDYELTTVTFGVNAAPYLAIRTLLQLAEESERSLPIASEIIRDSMYVDDVIAGSHHIPDALSARTQLIIAMSSAHFPLRKWASNCIEILAGLPKDHLLKEDFLSFDDSSHTKTLGIRWNAKSDNFFFRCNAISDKLSYTKREVLSEISKIFDPAGWLAPIIVLTKILMRKIWLSNVGWDESINSDCLHDWKRFLSSYSLIDTIQLPRWLSYSPSCHVQFHAFCDASENAYATVIYTRILLEDDSVYVALLTSKSKVAPVNTLSIPRLELCGATLLAELVDSVIPSMHLPSYEIYKWTDSTIVLAWLRKPSCYWKVFVANRVSTITELVGIDNWFHVESESNPADLVSRGVYPEDLVACNLWWNGPQWLQLSPEFWPVTSDTAMDTQLEQKPIAAHISILPEEPDLLERFSSFNRYSRSEHASTSHSTHAMLPHQRITVLPTAIIKIAWKNRLYPVRALIDTGSAVSRIAKAIVTKHHLLTSRMGESEMCQIVFRAHSGNTTKISMCARVDNRISMVTPISTLSMAFKEKFLNLVLADPDFLESNPISIVLGADIYPKLILSGVIPTGEGSLMAQNSTLGWLVSGTCAA; encoded by the exons ATGAGTACACTGGACCGATTTATACGCGCTAATATAAAGCTCGTTCACTTCGAACAGGAGCTTACCGATGCGTCCATAGAGAACTCTTCAGTTTTTGCTCTCGAGGTTCATCGAGAGGAGCTCAGGTCCATTTGGGGCTCAGTTAAGTCTCTTTACGAGAAATGTGTAGACGAAGTGGACCAAAAGGCCAAGAAAAAGGGCAAAGATGGGACAGATCCATTATCCTCTAGCGACGTCAGCGACGAGACTCATATGGAAAGCATTAATGCACGTTATCATGCATCATACGAAACGTATGTTAAGATAGTATCAAAAATCAGCGCTGGAATACATGACCGTGGCCGGAACACTTCTTCATTACCTCCCTCACCCTTTTCAATCACACCACACTCCAATTTCCATCTGCCTGCGTGTGATACTGAAACGTTTTGTGGGGACTATAAGTCCTGGCCTTCCTTTCGAGACATGTTCTCGGCAATTTATGTCAATAATTCCAGCCTATCTAACGTCCAAAAGCTTTTTTATTTAATGAAGAAAACGGAAGGTGAAGCTCATGACATCGTGATGAAAGGTCCTTTGACGAACAGTGGTTTCGACACGGCTTGGGCAAATCTTGTAGATAGATTTGAGAACAAGCGAATGCTAGTTCATAGCCAGCTGCGCGTTTTGTTTAATCTCTCCCCAGTCAAATCCGAAAATGGCGAGGATATAAAATGCTTACAGAGAGACATCAATTCTTGTATCTCATCACTACAGATGTACCATATTGATATCTCGAGTTGGGATCCAATCTTTGTTTATATCTGTTCGACAAAATTGCCCCGCACAACTCTTTCCTTGTGGGAACAttcaatacaaaacaaaaaggacATTTCCAACTGGTccgatttaaataattttctttccAGTAGGTTTCAGACTCTTGAGACTATTTCTGAAATCAATTGCCAGTCGTCCTCACACGATTCTAGACAAACTGGTTTGAGAAAATCCAGTCAAAACGTTTCGAAACAAATTAACTCCAACCACACTAACGTTTCTGCTACCCCAGCGAAACATCTTTGTAACCTATGCAGTTTAGAGACTCACATTATCCGCAAATGCCCAAAATTTATTCAGATGTGTCCAGAGGAGAGATTATCGTGCATcaggaaattgaatttgtgtttgaatTGCTTTGCTGGTGGCCATAGTGTAAAGGAGTGTAAAAGCTCacacaactgctttacatgtaAGAAACGACACAACACGCTACTTCACCGTGATGCAACCATTCAAGTTGCGCAATATCCTAACACTAATGCGCATGCTGTGCTAACGGATTTTGACCCAGATACATCCATCATACAGTCCACTTCTCTTAACCCAACTGAAACCTATAACGCTGTTTCAGAATCCGTAGCATGTTCTCCGACCTCTTTAAACAGTGTTCAGTCATGCTTTGCCTCGCACACCCGCAATGTCCTTTTAGGTACAGCGTTGGTTCAAATCAGGCATTCAGGGTTGACATACATCGTTCGGGCTTTAATAGACTCAGGTTCACAAGGAACTtttctgtctgagaagatattccaCACGcttaaaattccatttcaacGCATTGATGCTGAAATTACGGGCCTTAACGGCGTTCCTTCAGCCACCGTTAGGAAActggcaaaatttacaataagtCCGCGTTTCGATTCTCAACTGGAGATGAACGTAACTGCGTTAGTAATTCCCCAACTTTCAAGAGACCTTCCCTCTAGATCGATCAATCCTTCAACATTAA ACctttttaacaatatattgCTTGATGGAGTAAAACGTGATATTTGTGGGTCGCTGGTTGCTCAAGAGACTATTTTTGGCTGGATTGTGTCCGGTTCAGTCCAAAATACGGAGAATATTTCCTCTTTTTCATCTCTAGTTTCATTTCTTTCTGAAAAAAGTTTGGAAAAAACGCTAAGacgtttttgggaggtggagaATCTTCCTCGAAAGCAGCATCTGTCCGAAGACGATGAGTTTTGCGAGAAACTGTATAAGGAAACCACAACTAGGGATGAAAGTGGCAGATTCACAGTTGGCCTTCCCTTCAAACACACAATTTTGAATTCAACAATGCAATTGGGACAGTCCAGGACCATTGCAAAGGCACAGTTCTTGCGGAATGAGTCTCGCTTATTGAAGAATCTGGAGCGAAAAAATGAGTACGATGCCGTAGTCGAAGAATACCTGGATTTAGGGCACATGAAAAGCGTTCCAGCTCCCATTCATCAAAATTATCCGCAGCACTATTACCTTCCACATCATTCAGTCGTTAAACCGGAGAGCACCACCACGAAAGTTCGAGTGGTATTTAATGCCTCCTGTCCGACTTCCTCCGGAGTATCCTTGAACGATATCCTTCACACTGGACCTGCATTACAGAATGATCTGGTCCTGCTTCTTCTTAGGTGGCGCTTTTATCGCTTCGTCTTTTGTGCTGACATTCAGAAGATGTATCGGCAAATTAAAGTCCATCCCAAAGACACTTGCTACCAAAGAATTCTATTTCGCAGGGATCCGTGTGAGGAAATATCTGATTATGAGTTAACGACAGTAACATTTGGCGTCAACGCAGCTCCTTATCTGGCAATAAGAACCCTCCTACAATTGGCGGAAGAGTCCGAGAGGTCCCTTCCCATTGCCAGTGAAATTATTAGGGATTCCATGTATGTTGATGATGTTATAGCTGGGAGCCACCATATTCCTGACGCTCTCTCCGCAAGGACACAGTTGATTATCGCGATGAGTTCGGCACATTTTCCTCTGCGTAAGTGGGCATCCAATTGTATTGAGATCCTTGCGGGTTTACCGAAAGATCATCTTCTGAAAGAGGACTTTTTAAGCTTCGACGATAGTAGCCACACTAAAACACTTGGTATCAGATGGAACGCCAAGTCAGATAACTTCTTCTTCAGGTGCAAcgcaatttcagacaaattatcCTATACAAAAAGGGAAGTGTTATCGGAGATTTCTAAAATCTTCGATCCAGCAGGCTGGCTAGCCCCCATTATAGTCCTGACCAAGATACTCATGCGAAAAATTTGGTTGTCTAATGTTGGTTGGGACGAATCCATTAATTCCGATTGCCTGCATGACTGGAAACGTTTCCTTAGCAGTTATTCATTGATAGACACCATTCAATTACCGAGATGGCTCTCATATTCCCCGTCCTGTCATGTTCAGTTCCATGCCTTCTGCGATGCATCGGAGAATGCATATGCGACAGTGATATACACCAGAATTCTTCTGGAGGACGACTCCGTTTATGTAGCACTATTAACCTCCAAGTCCAAAGTTGCTCCAGTCAATACGCTTTCCATACCCCGTCTGGAACTCTGCGGAGCCACACTTTTAGCTGAGTTAGTTGATTCTGTCATTCCATCCATGCACCTTCCAAGCTATGAAATATACAAGTGGACAGACTCTACTATAGTCCTGGCATGGCTTCGAAAGCCTTCATGTTATTGGAAAGTGTTTGTAGCGAACCGAGTATCTACAATTACCGAACTAGTTGGAATCGACAATTGGTTCCACGTTGAGTCTGAATCGAATCCAGCAGATTTAGTTAGTAGGGGAGTCTACCCCGAAGATCTAGTCGCCTGCAACCTTTGGTGGAATGGACCGCAATGGCTGCAGTTATCGCCAGAATTTTGGCCCGTAACTTCAGATACCGCCATGGATACACAACTGGAACAGAAACCAATAGCTGCCCATATTTCCATACTGCCAGAAGAACCTGATCTTCTGGAACGTTTTTCCTCTTTTAATAGG TACAGTCGCTCCGAACATGCTTCAACATCTCATTCAACGCACGCTATGCTACCACATCAAAGAATTACTGTACTACCCACGGCTATCATTAAAATTGCATGGAAAAACCGCTTATATCCAGTAAGGGCACTTATCGATACGGGTTCTGCTGTAAGCCGTATTGCAAAAGCCATTGTGACAAAACACCACTTACTGACCAGCCGCATGGGAGAGTCGGAAATGTGCCAAATTGTTTTTCGGGCTCATTCTGGAAACACCACCAAGATTTCAATGTGCGCTCGTGTTGATAACCGAATCTCCATGGTAACACCCATCTCAACGTTGTCAATggcattcaaagaaaaatttcttaactTGGTACTGGCAGACCCCGACTTTCTTGAAAGTAACCCGATTTCAATAGTCCTCGGGGCGGACATCTACCCTAAGCTCATACTCAGCGGTGTCATACCCACCGGCGAGGGATCTTTAATGGCGCAAAACTCAACACTCGGATGGCTAGTATCTGGCACTTGTGCAGCATAA